Proteins found in one Halobaculum sp. MBLA0147 genomic segment:
- a CDS encoding tubulin/FtsZ family protein: MKLALIGFGQAGGKIVDKFVEYDQRNGTDIVRAAVAVNTAKADLMGLEHIPENNRVLIGQSRVKGHGVGADNELGAEIAEEDIDEVQGAIDSIPVHEVDAFLVAAGLGGGTGSGGSPVLAKHLKRIYTEPVYGLGILPGSDEGGIYTLNAARSFQTFVREVDNLLVFDNDAWRKTGESVSSGYEEINEEIVKRFGILFGAGEIEEGGEIAESVVDSSEIINTLDGGGVSTVGYAREEVEEAGGGGGGGGLLSRITGDDGEDELDTAHTTNRITSLVRKAALGRLTLPCEIDGAERALLVMAGPPAHLNRKGIERGRKWLEEQTGSMEVRGGDYPVKGSGFVASVILLSGVTNVPRIKELQQVAIEAQDNIDEIREESEDNLNDLIQDDDDELESLF, translated from the coding sequence ATGAAACTGGCACTGATCGGGTTCGGACAGGCTGGGGGGAAGATCGTCGACAAGTTCGTCGAGTACGATCAACGCAACGGGACAGACATCGTCCGGGCCGCCGTCGCCGTCAACACGGCGAAGGCCGACCTGATGGGGCTGGAGCACATCCCGGAGAACAACCGGGTACTCATCGGTCAGTCTCGCGTGAAGGGACACGGCGTGGGGGCCGACAACGAGCTCGGCGCGGAGATCGCCGAGGAAGACATCGACGAGGTACAGGGCGCGATCGACTCGATCCCCGTCCACGAGGTGGACGCCTTCCTCGTCGCCGCGGGGCTCGGTGGTGGGACCGGGTCCGGCGGCTCGCCGGTGTTGGCGAAACACCTCAAGCGAATCTACACGGAGCCGGTGTACGGGCTGGGCATCCTGCCCGGCTCCGACGAGGGCGGGATCTACACGCTCAACGCCGCGCGGTCGTTCCAGACGTTCGTCCGCGAGGTGGACAACCTCCTCGTGTTCGACAACGACGCCTGGCGGAAGACTGGGGAGTCCGTCTCGTCGGGGTACGAGGAGATCAACGAGGAGATCGTCAAGCGGTTCGGTATCCTCTTCGGCGCCGGCGAGATCGAGGAGGGTGGGGAGATCGCGGAGAGTGTCGTCGACAGCTCCGAGATCATCAACACCCTCGACGGCGGCGGCGTCTCGACGGTCGGGTACGCCCGCGAGGAGGTCGAGGAGGCCGGCGGCGGCGGTGGTGGCGGGGGACTCCTCTCCCGGATCACCGGCGACGACGGCGAGGACGAGCTCGACACCGCCCACACGACCAACCGGATCACCTCGCTGGTCCGGAAGGCGGCGCTGGGGCGGCTGACCCTGCCGTGTGAGATCGACGGCGCCGAGCGGGCGCTGCTCGTGATGGCGGGGCCGCCGGCCCACCTCAACCGGAAGGGGATCGAGCGCGGGCGGAAGTGGCTCGAAGAGCAGACGGGCTCGATGGAGGTCCGTGGTGGCGACTATCCCGTCAAGGGGTCCGGCTTCGTCGCCAGCGTGATCCTGCTGTCCGGGGTCACCAACGTGCCGCGCATCAAGGAGTTGCAACAGGTTGCCATCGAGGCGCAGGACAACATCGACGAGATTCGCGAGGAGAGCGAAGACAACCTCAACGACCTGATACAGGATGACGACGACGAGTTGGAATCACTCTTCTAG
- a CDS encoding CBS domain-containing protein has translation MQVRELATESVVTCDVDDSLATAGRQMLEEHVGSVVVTRDGDPAGILTETDALRAGVATDRPFDDVAVHEVASSPLETVTPTATVREAVRQMQRHDVKHLPVVEQLELRGIVTMSDVVFAYTDIVREARDADSRRDRWETDADRWQFDDD, from the coding sequence ATGCAGGTCCGCGAACTCGCGACGGAGTCGGTGGTCACGTGCGACGTGGACGACTCGCTGGCGACCGCCGGACGGCAGATGTTGGAGGAGCACGTCGGCAGTGTCGTCGTCACACGCGACGGCGATCCGGCGGGGATCCTCACGGAGACGGACGCGCTCCGTGCCGGCGTGGCGACCGACCGACCGTTCGACGACGTAGCGGTCCACGAAGTCGCCTCCTCGCCGCTGGAGACCGTCACACCGACGGCGACCGTCCGAGAGGCGGTCCGGCAGATGCAACGGCACGACGTGAAACACCTCCCCGTCGTCGAACAGTTGGAACTGCGCGGGATCGTGACGATGAGCGACGTGGTGTTCGCGTACACCGACATCGTCCGCGAGGCACGCGACGCCGACAGTCGCCGCGACCGATGGGAGACGGACGCGGACCGCTGGCAGTTCGACGACGACTGA
- a CDS encoding ornithine cyclodeaminase family protein, giving the protein MFLGSDEVDDLAEPADYVAAVRDGYRQVGEGAPAEPRTALFGEDPPGMLTSYSAILPETGGMGGYTYTAGFGASDAWFLTPLFDAESGEPLAILDGASTNPYKTGAAGAVAVDELARADADTVAVIGSGPQARGQLATTATVREFETGRVYSPTREHREAYAAEMSDRTGIDVTAVGSAAAAVDGADVVITATTADEPVVASEDLDPGTHVTAMGQYHPGKRELDTETIRRATYVPDLRARATQDAGSFLAAVEAGVVSEDHVHAELGEVVAGERPGRTSPDELTVFDSGGTGIETVAAATMLYERAVARDRGTPLSVSPASEALTGR; this is encoded by the coding sequence CTGTTCCTCGGGAGCGACGAGGTCGACGACCTCGCGGAACCGGCCGACTACGTCGCGGCGGTACGAGACGGCTACCGGCAGGTCGGCGAGGGAGCGCCGGCGGAACCGCGGACGGCGCTGTTCGGCGAGGACCCGCCGGGGATGTTGACTTCCTACAGCGCGATCCTCCCGGAGACGGGCGGGATGGGTGGGTACACCTACACCGCCGGCTTCGGCGCGTCGGACGCCTGGTTCCTGACGCCGCTGTTCGACGCAGAGAGCGGCGAACCGCTCGCGATCCTCGACGGCGCGTCGACGAACCCGTACAAGACCGGCGCGGCGGGTGCCGTGGCGGTCGACGAACTCGCCCGCGCGGACGCCGATACGGTCGCCGTGATCGGCTCCGGCCCGCAGGCGCGGGGGCAACTCGCGACGACCGCGACGGTCCGTGAGTTCGAGACCGGTCGCGTCTACTCCCCGACGCGCGAGCACCGCGAGGCGTACGCCGCAGAGATGTCCGACCGGACGGGGATCGACGTGACCGCAGTTGGATCGGCCGCGGCGGCCGTCGACGGCGCGGACGTGGTGATCACGGCGACGACCGCCGACGAGCCGGTCGTGGCGAGCGAGGATCTCGATCCGGGGACACACGTCACCGCGATGGGGCAGTACCACCCGGGGAAGCGCGAACTCGACACCGAGACGATCCGGCGCGCGACGTACGTGCCGGACCTGCGAGCGCGGGCGACGCAGGACGCCGGCTCGTTCCTCGCGGCAGTGGAGGCCGGCGTCGTCTCCGAGGATCACGTCCACGCCGAGTTGGGCGAGGTGGTCGCCGGCGAACGCCCCGGCCGGACGAGTCCCGACGAACTCACCGTCTTCGACTCCGGGGGCACCGGGATCGAGACGGTCGCCGCGGCGACGATGCTGTACGAGCGGGCCGTCGCTCGCGACCGTGGGACCCCGCTGTCTGTCTCCCCCGCCAGCGAGGCGCTCACCGGGCGGTGA
- a CDS encoding SRPBCC family protein, giving the protein MAVYRKETRIDAPLDEVWDFHSEIRGLEALTPGFLGLAVERVTGPDGTVDPAVLETGSRIEMALRPLGVGPRQPWVAEIVERERDGDEAHFVDTMAEGPLPEWRHTHSFRADGDGTVLLDEVNYRLPGGSVGDVLGPFGAVGFEPMFRYRHWKTKQLLE; this is encoded by the coding sequence ATGGCCGTCTACCGGAAGGAGACGCGGATCGACGCGCCGCTGGACGAGGTGTGGGACTTCCACTCGGAGATCCGTGGGTTGGAGGCACTGACGCCGGGCTTCCTCGGACTCGCAGTCGAGCGGGTCACCGGCCCCGACGGGACGGTCGACCCGGCGGTGTTGGAGACCGGGTCGCGGATCGAGATGGCACTGCGGCCGCTCGGTGTCGGGCCGCGCCAGCCGTGGGTGGCCGAGATCGTCGAGCGCGAACGCGACGGCGACGAGGCACACTTCGTCGACACGATGGCGGAGGGCCCGCTCCCCGAGTGGCGACACACCCACTCGTTCCGGGCGGACGGCGACGGGACGGTGCTGTTGGACGAGGTGAACTACCGCCTCCCCGGCGGGTCGGTCGGCGACGTGCTCGGCCCGTTCGGGGCCGTCGGCTTCGAGCCGATGTTCCGGTACCGCCACTGGAAGACGAAGCAGCTGCTGGAGTAG
- a CDS encoding response regulator, with amino-acid sequence MVEAGAVRVLYVDDEPEFADLVEYWLEDDDGDPPLSVTPTTGVEEALEVLANQPIDCVVSDYDMPGRDGLDLLEALRERHSALPFVLFTARGGEETARDAFRAGVTDYMVKDGDPETIRLLAERVRNAVAKRRSTDGATDDHLQYRAGMRDIALDAATNLMSATPDELDTKVSFTLQTVSEFMDIGRAATYLETDGDYERTHTWTADAYAASAADGGTHTEADSETDGPSVDGSAEWTDDDTTNDDTTDDDTTDGDATDDTTDGRADGDVRVMPPPGPLPETLDPAETHAEWLDRVARFETVQYGDPGCHPSAEGTVGPPGRSGVVAPMLSSEFRLIGVTVFDDPESRVWSDEEVDLIETVTELVTRAVERRRQQRELRRQNERLEQFASVVSHDLRNPLAVADGWLDLAADGHEQGFEKVADALDRMEQLIEDVLTLARDGSDIGDVEPVELEAVAREAWSRVNTRDAELSIGGVTVVPADEGRLASVFENLFRNAVEHGGSDTTVEVGPLADGGFYVADDGPGLPTVDEDDLFEWGTTTESDGSGLGLAIVSTVAEAHGWSVTATDSEAGGARFEFDTGTHEDVFDSADSVADTSDGDGASEQLFGGDAATSDGDIDESESSGSDAATSDGDTDESESSGSDATASDEDTDESDPFGGDAAE; translated from the coding sequence ATGGTCGAGGCGGGCGCGGTCCGAGTCCTCTACGTCGACGACGAGCCCGAGTTCGCGGACCTCGTCGAGTACTGGCTGGAGGACGACGACGGCGACCCGCCGCTGTCCGTGACACCCACGACCGGTGTCGAGGAGGCGCTGGAGGTGTTGGCGAACCAGCCGATCGACTGTGTGGTCTCGGACTACGACATGCCCGGCCGCGACGGACTGGACCTGTTGGAGGCGCTCCGCGAGCGCCACTCCGCGCTGCCGTTCGTCCTGTTCACCGCCCGTGGCGGCGAGGAGACGGCTCGCGACGCCTTCCGGGCCGGCGTCACCGACTACATGGTGAAAGACGGCGACCCGGAGACGATCCGCCTGCTCGCCGAGCGGGTCCGCAACGCCGTCGCCAAGCGCCGTTCGACGGACGGCGCGACGGACGACCACCTCCAGTACCGAGCGGGGATGCGCGACATCGCGCTCGACGCCGCGACGAACCTGATGTCGGCGACGCCGGACGAGTTGGACACGAAGGTGTCGTTCACGCTCCAGACCGTCTCGGAGTTCATGGACATCGGACGGGCGGCGACGTACTTGGAGACGGACGGCGACTACGAGCGGACCCACACGTGGACGGCCGACGCCTACGCCGCCAGCGCGGCCGACGGCGGGACCCACACGGAGGCGGACTCCGAGACGGACGGGCCCTCCGTAGACGGGTCGGCGGAGTGGACGGACGACGACACGACGAACGACGACACGACGGACGACGACACGACCGACGGCGACGCGACGGACGACACGACCGACGGCAGAGCGGACGGCGACGTGAGAGTGATGCCACCGCCGGGGCCGCTGCCGGAGACGCTGGACCCGGCGGAGACACACGCCGAGTGGCTCGACCGCGTCGCTCGGTTCGAGACGGTCCAGTACGGCGACCCGGGCTGTCACCCGAGCGCGGAGGGGACGGTCGGCCCGCCGGGCCGCTCGGGCGTCGTCGCGCCGATGCTCTCCTCGGAGTTCCGACTGATCGGCGTCACGGTGTTCGACGACCCGGAGAGTCGCGTCTGGTCGGACGAGGAGGTGGACCTGATCGAGACGGTGACGGAACTCGTCACGCGGGCCGTCGAGCGCCGGCGGCAACAACGCGAGTTGCGGCGCCAGAACGAGCGCCTCGAACAGTTCGCCAGTGTCGTCAGCCACGACCTCCGGAACCCACTGGCGGTCGCGGACGGGTGGCTCGACCTCGCCGCAGACGGCCACGAGCAGGGGTTCGAGAAGGTGGCCGACGCCTTGGATCGGATGGAACAGCTCATCGAGGACGTGCTCACGCTGGCCCGCGACGGCAGCGACATCGGCGACGTGGAGCCGGTGGAGTTGGAGGCGGTCGCACGCGAGGCGTGGAGCCGCGTGAACACGCGCGACGCCGAGTTGTCGATCGGGGGGGTCACGGTCGTCCCGGCCGACGAGGGACGACTCGCATCCGTCTTCGAGAATCTCTTTCGGAACGCGGTCGAACACGGTGGGAGCGACACGACGGTCGAGGTCGGGCCGCTCGCGGACGGCGGGTTCTACGTCGCCGACGACGGACCGGGGCTCCCGACGGTCGACGAAGACGACCTCTTCGAGTGGGGGACGACCACGGAGTCGGACGGTTCCGGACTGGGGCTCGCCATCGTCTCGACGGTCGCCGAGGCACACGGCTGGTCGGTCACCGCGACGGACAGCGAGGCGGGGGGCGCCCGCTTCGAGTTCGACACCGGTACCCACGAGGACGTGTTCGACAGTGCCGATTCGGTGGCGGACACGTCCGACGGAGACGGGGCGAGCGAGCAACTGTTCGGCGGCGACGCAGCCACCTCGGACGGAGACATCGACGAGTCGGAGTCGTCGGGTAGCGACGCAGCCACCTCGGACGGAGACACCGACGAGTCGGAGTCGTCGGGTAGCGACGCAACCGCCTCGGACGAGGATACCGACGAGTCGGACCCCTTCGGCGGCGACGCCGCGGAGTAG
- a CDS encoding PQQ-binding-like beta-propeller repeat protein — translation MPRELSRRRVVAGLGVLLAGCGGRETTDTATDTSLPSASPSASDRVTARDTPTDTDTDTETDSPADTLTVDDVRRLSVDDPRVAWAVALPESHVYRPAVAPDGRVAVAVSVSPGPAAGGTPTPPTDDGSYGAVYEFDPDGTPRWRFGTDRPVTARPAYAESDLRIVTGFSTGFAGRGQRVSRLSATGNRLWTSDPYGKWLRPTTTTTGWVYVATADDFPTTAPRERLTAYDPDGRRRWRVPVGDGTVAVTGQTVLHDSYGWLHAFDRTTGDRRWRRPVAPVARPDPVTVDGAVLVRTPDESVVSPTPTPDDGTPADDETTGGDRTPYSATAGRLASVPRSGVAAVDVRDGRLRWTFDPSPGDDGSSGLSRAVSTASVADSGSVAVVLGGSGTLYGLTSDGTVRWRRSGPATDGSLVATPTCVVTVADGTARFREPSSGRVLARRSVRPETTTLPATDGLLVGPRSEGRRLASFGPRGERRWRYTTVAPTSRPAVGPETVVVTVGETRVVALRRGG, via the coding sequence GTGCCCCGAGAGCTCTCCCGTCGCCGCGTCGTCGCGGGACTCGGTGTCCTCCTCGCCGGCTGTGGTGGGAGGGAGACCACAGACACCGCGACCGACACGTCGCTGCCGTCCGCGTCACCGTCCGCGTCCGACCGAGTCACGGCGCGCGACACGCCGACCGACACGGACACGGACACCGAGACCGACTCACCGGCCGACACACTGACCGTCGACGACGTTCGACGGCTGTCCGTCGACGACCCACGTGTAGCGTGGGCGGTTGCCCTCCCGGAGTCGCACGTCTATCGTCCGGCCGTCGCCCCCGACGGCAGAGTCGCGGTGGCGGTGTCCGTCTCTCCCGGCCCGGCGGCGGGTGGGACACCGACGCCGCCGACCGACGACGGGTCGTACGGCGCCGTCTACGAGTTCGACCCGGACGGGACGCCCCGGTGGCGGTTCGGCACGGACAGGCCCGTGACCGCACGACCGGCGTACGCGGAGTCGGACCTCCGGATCGTGACGGGGTTCTCGACCGGGTTCGCCGGCCGCGGGCAGCGGGTGTCGCGGCTCTCCGCGACGGGGAACAGGCTCTGGACGAGTGACCCGTACGGGAAGTGGCTCCGCCCGACGACCACGACCACGGGTTGGGTGTACGTCGCGACGGCCGACGACTTCCCGACGACCGCTCCGCGGGAACGGCTCACCGCCTACGACCCCGACGGGCGCCGCCGCTGGCGCGTTCCGGTCGGCGACGGCACCGTCGCCGTCACCGGGCAGACGGTCCTCCACGACAGCTACGGCTGGCTCCACGCGTTCGACCGGACGACCGGCGACCGACGCTGGCGGCGCCCGGTCGCCCCCGTCGCTCGTCCGGACCCCGTCACCGTCGACGGTGCGGTCCTCGTCCGTACCCCCGACGAATCGGTGGTCTCGCCAACCCCGACACCGGACGACGGAACACCGGCCGACGACGAGACGACGGGAGGTGACCGCACGCCGTACTCGGCGACTGCCGGACGACTCGCGTCGGTGCCTCGGTCCGGTGTCGCGGCGGTCGACGTGCGCGACGGGCGTCTCCGGTGGACGTTCGATCCGTCGCCCGGCGACGACGGGTCGTCGGGCCTCTCCCGTGCGGTCTCGACGGCGTCGGTCGCCGACTCCGGATCGGTCGCGGTGGTTCTCGGGGGATCGGGAACGCTCTACGGGCTGACGAGTGACGGGACCGTCCGGTGGCGTCGGTCGGGTCCAGCGACGGACGGGTCGCTGGTCGCGACGCCCACCTGCGTCGTGACCGTCGCCGACGGGACTGCACGGTTCCGCGAGCCGTCCAGTGGTCGCGTCCTCGCCCGGCGCTCCGTCCGACCGGAGACGACGACCCTCCCGGCGACGGACGGGCTGTTGGTGGGACCGCGATCCGAGGGCCGACGGCTCGCGTCGTTCGGTCCGCGCGGAGAGCGGCGCTGGCGGTACACGACCGTCGCGCCGACCTCGCGACCCGCCGTCGGCCCCGAGACCGTCGTCGTGACAGTCGGCGAGACCCGGGTTGTCGCCCTCCGGCGTGGTGGGTGA
- a CDS encoding DUF5817 domain-containing protein translates to MYAVVGCTSCGEYWLVTDPDEQDSATCPGCGRTHQTAKLNRFHTSADRAAAVEARAALLADKRGESDSFAAVPDAGELERAVEDGETGVSEREYLDRSGLDPDAVAEAGDVSSGGSQSRDEIVREAIRESSDRSAATAYATARGVPEDAARNLLERLLRRGEATEAGGELRLL, encoded by the coding sequence ATGTACGCGGTCGTCGGCTGCACGTCGTGTGGCGAGTACTGGCTGGTGACGGACCCGGACGAGCAGGACTCGGCGACGTGTCCCGGCTGTGGGCGGACACACCAGACGGCGAAGCTCAACCGGTTCCACACGAGCGCGGATCGCGCCGCGGCCGTCGAGGCCCGCGCCGCGCTGTTGGCCGACAAACGCGGCGAGAGCGACAGCTTCGCGGCGGTGCCCGACGCCGGCGAGTTAGAGCGGGCCGTCGAAGACGGCGAGACCGGCGTCTCCGAGCGCGAGTACCTCGACCGGTCGGGACTCGACCCGGACGCCGTCGCGGAGGCGGGCGACGTGTCGAGCGGCGGGTCGCAGTCCCGCGACGAGATCGTCCGCGAGGCGATCCGGGAGTCGTCGGACCGCAGCGCGGCGACGGCGTACGCGACGGCGCGTGGCGTCCCCGAGGACGCCGCACGCAACTTGCTGGAGCGACTACTCAGACGCGGCGAGGCGACGGAGGCGGGCGGCGAGTTGCGACTGTTGTGA
- a CDS encoding FAD-dependent oxidoreductase: MTHVVVVGGGPAGLSAALFTAKNGLETTVFDTDGTWMHKAHLFNYLGLNSMDGSTFLEVARDQVDDVGVTRHDAEVTDVSETDDGFAVSADGETHEADYVVLATGANRDLAEDLGCATTDEGVVDVDVTMETSVADAYATGAMVRAEEWQAIISAGDGAAAALNVLTKEKGEHFHDFDTPADAETVMAGLVDDEATDD, translated from the coding sequence GTGACACACGTCGTCGTCGTCGGCGGCGGCCCTGCCGGGCTGTCGGCGGCACTGTTCACCGCGAAGAACGGACTCGAGACCACCGTCTTCGACACGGACGGCACCTGGATGCACAAGGCGCACCTGTTCAACTACCTCGGCCTCAACTCGATGGACGGGAGCACCTTCCTCGAGGTCGCCCGCGACCAGGTCGACGACGTCGGGGTCACGCGCCACGACGCCGAGGTGACGGACGTGAGCGAGACCGACGACGGGTTCGCGGTCTCGGCGGACGGCGAGACACACGAGGCGGACTACGTCGTCCTCGCCACGGGTGCGAACCGCGACCTCGCCGAGGACCTCGGCTGTGCGACGACCGACGAGGGTGTCGTGGACGTAGACGTGACGATGGAGACCTCCGTGGCGGACGCGTACGCCACCGGCGCGATGGTCCGTGCCGAGGAGTGGCAGGCGATCATCTCCGCGGGCGACGGCGCGGCGGCGGCGCTGAACGTACTCACGAAAGAGAAGGGTGAGCACTTCCACGACTTCGACACACCCGCCGACGCCGAGACCGTGATGGCCGGTCTGGTCGACGACGAGGCGACCGACGACTGA
- a CDS encoding complex I NDUFA9 subunit family protein, translated as MDVLVAGGSGFLGSYLCAELADRGHDVTAASRSPDAAELPADVSTTRLDVTDAADADEVVPGHDAVVNLVALSPLFKPDGGDRMHDRVHRGGTEHLLDAAEDAGVERFVQLSALGADPDGDTAYIRAKGEAEELVSAADVEGVIYRPSVVFGDGGEFVGFTKKLKGWFAPGVPLYPLPGGGKTRFQPIWVADLVPMIADGVDDDDRAGETYELGGPEVLTLREVTEKVYDAEGRSVGIVPLPMGLAKVGLGVMGAVGGPMGTDQYRSLQFDNTTARNDVGAFGVSEADLTTLDEYLAGSATSGAGGRATA; from the coding sequence ATGGACGTACTCGTAGCCGGCGGTAGTGGGTTCCTCGGATCGTACCTGTGTGCGGAGTTGGCCGACCGTGGCCACGACGTGACGGCGGCCTCGCGGTCGCCGGACGCCGCCGAGTTGCCGGCGGACGTGTCGACGACACGACTGGACGTGACAGACGCGGCCGACGCCGACGAGGTGGTCCCCGGTCACGACGCCGTGGTCAACCTGGTCGCGCTGTCGCCACTGTTCAAACCGGACGGCGGCGACCGGATGCACGACCGCGTCCACCGCGGCGGCACCGAACACCTGCTGGACGCTGCGGAGGACGCGGGTGTCGAGCGATTCGTCCAGTTGTCGGCGCTGGGTGCCGATCCGGACGGCGACACGGCGTACATCCGGGCGAAGGGCGAGGCGGAGGAACTCGTCTCTGCGGCCGACGTGGAGGGTGTGATCTACCGCCCCTCGGTCGTCTTCGGGGACGGCGGCGAGTTCGTCGGCTTCACGAAGAAGCTCAAGGGCTGGTTCGCGCCGGGCGTCCCGCTGTACCCGCTGCCCGGCGGCGGGAAGACGCGGTTCCAGCCGATCTGGGTCGCGGATCTGGTGCCGATGATCGCCGACGGCGTCGATGACGACGACCGCGCGGGCGAGACGTACGAGCTCGGCGGACCGGAGGTACTGACGCTGCGAGAGGTGACCGAGAAGGTGTACGACGCGGAGGGTCGCTCCGTCGGGATCGTCCCGCTCCCGATGGGGCTGGCGAAGGTCGGCCTCGGCGTGATGGGTGCGGTCGGCGGCCCGATGGGGACGGACCAGTACCGATCGCTGCAGTTCGACAACACGACCGCCCGCAACGACGTCGGCGCCTTCGGTGTCTCGGAGGCGGACCTCACGACGCTCGACGAGTACCTCGCCGGGAGCGCGACGAGCGGTGCCGGTGGTCGCGCCACTGCCTGA
- a CDS encoding 2-phospho-L-lactate guanylyltransferase, which produces MRVLVPFAAGRPKTRLADVLDRDERRAFAEAMLSDVLAAVRAAGHTPELLTTERLDRDVTQTVDDRPLGTAVDAVLAERQPTRESPLGIVMADVPLATAESVRRLTGERHAGNGERGDEATSESTPRADLVFAPGLGGGTNAMVVAHPGFRTDYHGASIRDHRRVAARLDARVREVDSRRLATDVDDPADLAEVLLHADGAAHDWLVDAGFTVRTGDGRVGVERTG; this is translated from the coding sequence ATGCGCGTCCTCGTGCCGTTCGCGGCCGGACGGCCGAAGACGCGACTCGCGGACGTTCTGGACCGCGACGAACGACGAGCGTTCGCCGAGGCGATGCTGTCTGACGTGCTCGCCGCGGTCCGTGCCGCCGGCCACACGCCGGAGTTGCTCACCACGGAGCGACTCGACCGCGACGTGACACAGACCGTCGACGACCGACCGCTGGGGACGGCCGTCGACGCCGTGCTCGCCGAGCGGCAACCGACACGGGAGTCGCCGCTCGGAATCGTGATGGCGGACGTGCCGCTGGCGACGGCCGAGAGCGTCCGCCGTCTGACCGGCGAGCGGCACGCGGGCAACGGCGAGCGCGGCGACGAGGCCACCTCGGAGTCCACCCCGAGAGCAGACCTGGTGTTCGCGCCAGGACTCGGTGGGGGAACGAACGCGATGGTCGTCGCGCACCCGGGGTTCCGGACGGACTACCACGGCGCGTCGATCCGCGACCACCGGCGTGTCGCAGCGCGGTTGGACGCACGGGTGCGCGAGGTGGACTCGCGGCGGCTGGCGACGGACGTGGACGACCCGGCGGACCTCGCCGAGGTGTTGCTCCACGCCGACGGCGCCGCACACGACTGGCTGGTCGACGCCGGGTTCACCGTGCGCACCGGCGACGGGCGGGTCGGCGTCGAGCGGACGGGGTAG
- a CDS encoding DMT family transporter, whose amino-acid sequence MSTLSGLDFAAVAERVPPLAALVVAVLAVSTSAILVEYSGAPSLVKAFYRVLFTTLVLLPLAVGRDADRRAFRRLRGRDLLVAVASGAALALHFASWFESLRWTSVAASVTLVQSQPVFVAVGAWALLDERVSRGGAVGILVALGGAALLAGGGSLSGAALRGARPLFGNALALVGALCYTVYVLAGRSLRQRFPVIPYVVVVYAVCAAVLLVAVVARGHPLLGYARREWLLFAAMAVGPGLFGHTVVNWALAHVESRVVSVSLVGEPVGATLLAAVLLAEVPTATTVLGGCVVLAGIALTARSRTGDTDTGRGDGTDTRSE is encoded by the coding sequence GTGTCGACACTCTCGGGCCTCGACTTCGCGGCCGTCGCAGAGCGTGTCCCGCCGCTTGCGGCGCTCGTCGTGGCCGTCTTGGCGGTCTCGACCAGTGCGATCCTCGTCGAGTACAGCGGCGCGCCGAGTCTGGTGAAGGCGTTCTACCGCGTGCTGTTCACCACGCTCGTCTTGCTCCCGCTGGCGGTCGGGCGCGACGCGGACCGGCGGGCGTTCCGACGGCTCCGTGGCCGGGACCTCCTCGTCGCGGTCGCCTCCGGCGCGGCGCTGGCGCTGCACTTCGCCTCGTGGTTCGAGAGTCTCCGCTGGACCAGCGTCGCGGCGAGCGTCACGCTCGTCCAGTCACAGCCGGTGTTCGTCGCCGTCGGGGCGTGGGCGCTGTTGGACGAACGGGTGAGCCGCGGCGGCGCGGTCGGCATCCTCGTCGCGCTCGGCGGGGCGGCGCTGTTGGCCGGCGGTGGCTCGCTCTCCGGGGCGGCGCTGCGCGGCGCGCGACCGCTGTTCGGCAACGCGCTGGCGTTGGTCGGAGCGTTGTGTTACACCGTCTACGTGCTCGCCGGTCGCTCGCTCCGCCAGCGGTTCCCCGTGATCCCGTACGTGGTCGTGGTGTACGCCGTCTGTGCGGCCGTGTTGCTCGTCGCGGTCGTCGCCCGCGGACACCCACTGCTCGGCTACGCTCGCCGGGAGTGGCTGTTGTTCGCCGCGATGGCGGTGGGGCCGGGGCTGTTCGGACACACCGTCGTCAACTGGGCGCTCGCACACGTGGAGTCGCGCGTCGTCTCCGTCTCCTTGGTCGGCGAACCCGTCGGGGCGACGCTGTTGGCCGCCGTCCTGCTCGCGGAGGTGCCGACGGCGACGACCGTCCTCGGCGGGTGTGTCGTCCTCGCCGGGATCGCGCTCACCGCCCGGAGTCGTACCGGCGACACCGACACGGGCCGGGGTGACGGGACCGACACGAGGTCGGAGTGA